A single region of the Pectinophora gossypiella chromosome 2, ilPecGoss1.1, whole genome shotgun sequence genome encodes:
- the LOC126374923 gene encoding uncharacterized protein LOC126374923 — translation MRLFRGPKRREVTAPRAAPPSPRRDACAAAGTHAHAPPAHDFTLVTALPAMVMEDDVREMKKVFATWGRRMGRKLDMLKKSDTKEILEELPSNENAIEEPTTPITGQYKKKNHWKMGRSSSESTSLKKDNDTDSIRSGSRDRSPSPFKSFFQRMGSTGMLNSSLKTQSLSTQRTAEAYPVANGPSLYRSCSTSHLSTYVKADDPSDDIDLQNAVNSNKNSPTKNEHFISEDTLVNSSTKAISCDNIPNLEGQSNNGMGSKKPNFPYAFLRSKLSVLPEENSMASQQRASCVRQSFSERIDRKSPKFRKERLFLTNSRSEERYQSSDSISVHEDNMLLNNALRNDYDFARSSLRSINEIDGNMYPMRRIEDVPRRSSMISQRAPLAYDPMLIPRNRNSLPVYEYSSVLGLSRDLKTELTSSNQSIHHGTETAEVLQAHRLSNYVSSNESGYDSDGRPTDEHSNHSPPGYACHLSSGSVRAEPIDMNSDHNHGNFIRQLSFNHKMNVSRVHVPARRSSTPCALFPIDKGHTYEYEKDNRDNANKYNHDNNNPHKLLEPCDAKPPPLPKKTLNKKTPYVYKNASLDERVQTRKLRFLNSQLLPVEHSSTPNLDNCSLKSEPESHQVSDTDIFGRGPCTKRFRKIRLLKTRLDESLGVYLAQHRVDFDSSGSNYEIRYIVVKLDFDGIAHRDGRLRIGDEIVNVNGKVLRGLSSLKEVQHIVNSCSTEANLEEGALFPRYQVDLVMAHDEITPITLSRIINSQHCEQNATAQSALNIPPDIISQTVHKPSSSNQITIETHFPSDNQYNTYNTNNISGKTLKESSHGNYTENQKCEVGIQVNNGPVLSNQKSDDEKLLERHCYTQPSASLQNITNIEISMRSSPTPRNAQSNNYRPISIHNSRPQPVAQYSGCPDNANNEIKENAPHYIKHVPRLYQNRSYESIPDQLRNSSRSRFFSRVGSQRCSPNHASHVSRHQEYSASLYHEGQQGHYSHSLVHKVEFWKGPGHKSLGFSIVGGTDSPKGQMGIFVKTVFPNGQAADKGTIFEGDEILSVNNVPTRGLSHAGAISLFKQVKEGKIELTLSRRRAPRSRSVEPLGNFRGDGKRE, via the exons ATGCGCCTCTTCCGCGGGCCGAAGCGCAGGGAAGTGACCGCTCCGCGTGCCGCGCCGCCGTCTCCGCGCAGAGACGCCTGCGCCGCTGCCGGGACGCATGCGCACGCTCCTCCCGCGCACGACTTCACGCTCGTCACCGCCCTCCCCGCTATGGTCATGGAGGACGACGTACGGGAGATGAAGAAGG TGTTCGCCACATGGGGTCGCCGGATGGGTAGAAAATTGGACATGCTAAAGAAGTCCGATACGAAAGAAATACTAGAGGAATTACCATCGAATGAAAATGCTATTGAAGAACCCACAACCCCGATTACAGGACAATACAAGAAGAAAAATCACTGGAAAATGGGCCGCAGCAGCTCCGAATCCACATCACTAAAGAAAGATAATGATACCGATTCTATTCGAAGTGGCTCTAGGGATAGATCTCCGAGTCCATTCAAGTCTTTCTTCCAAAGAATGGGCTCTACAGGAATGTTGAATTCTTCACTAAAAACTCAATCTCTTAGCACTCAAAGGACAGCGGAAGCTTATCCTGTAGCAAATGGACCATCGCTTTACCGCAGCTGTTCAACTTCCCATTTATCAACGTATGTTAAGGCAGACGACCCGTCTGATGACATAGATCTCCAGAACGCAGTTAACTCTAACAAAAATTCACCTACTAAAAATGAACATTTTATATCGGAAGATACATTAGTCAACTCGTCGACTAAAGCTATTAGTTGTGATAACATACCTAATTTAGAAGGACAATCTAATAATGGTATGGGAAGTAAGAAACCAAATTTCCCCTATGCCTTTTTGAGATCTAAACTCTCAGTGTTACCTGAAGAAAATAGTATGGCTTCACAACAGCGAGCCAGCTGTGTACGACAGAGCTTTTCGGAAAGAATAGACCGAAAATCACCGAAATTTCGAAAGGAAAGGTTATTCCTCACGAATTCGAGATCAGAGGAGCGATATCAAAGTAGTGACAGTATATCTGTCCATGAAGACAATATGTTGCTTAATAATGCCTTGAGAAACGACTACGATTTCGCAAGAAGCTCTTTGAGAAGCATTAACGAAATTGACGGAAACATGTACCCGATGCGACGCATCGAAGACGTACCTCGTAGATCCTCAATGATATCTCAAAGGGCACCTTTAGCTTATGATCCGATGCTTATACCGAGAAATAGAAACAGTTTACCGGTATATGAGTACAGTTCAGTTCTCGGCTTATCACGAGATCTGAAAACTGAACTCACATCTTCTAATCAAAGTATACACCACGGAACAGAAACTGCAGAAGTTCTTCAAGCTCATCGATTAAGTAACTATGTTAGTTCTAATGAGTCTGGGTATGACAGCGACGGTCGGCCTACAGATGAACACAGTAACCATTCGCCACCCGGATATGCATGTCATTTATCTTCAGGCTCAGTGAGAGCTGAACCTATCGATATGAATTCCGACCACAACCATGGAAATTTCATAAGGCAGTTAAGCTTTAATCACAAGATGAATGTAAGCAGAGTTCACGTGCCAGCTCGAAGAAGTTCAACTCCTTGTGCGCTATTCCCTATTGACAAAGGACATACTTACGAGTACGAAAAAGATAACAGAGACAATGCTAATAAATATAATCACGATAATAACAATCCTCACAAGTTATTAGAGCCCTGCGATGCTAAACCACCACCGTTaccaaagaaaactttaaacAAAAAGACACCTTACGTTTACAAGAATGCTAGTTTAGATGAACGTGTACAAACGAGAAAGCTGAGATTTTTAAATTCACAGCTACTTCCTGTTGAACATTCATCCACCCCAAACCTTGATAACTGTTCACTGAAGTCGGAGCCAGAGTCTCATCAAGTATCTGATACTGATATATTTGGTAGAGGACCGTGCACGAAACGGTTTAGAAAAATAAGACTTCTAAAGACCAGGTTAGATGAAAGTCTCGGTGTATACTTAGCACAACATAGAGTGGATTTTGATAGTAGTGGTTCAAATTATGAAATAAGATACATCGTCGTCAAACTTGATTTCGATGGAATTGCGCATAGAGATGGCAGGCTAAGGATAGGTGATGAAATAGTAAACGTGAACGGTAAAGTGCTTCGTGGGTTATCTTCACTAAAAGAAGTTCAACATATCGTTAACTCATGTTCGACTGAAGCTAATCTGGAAGAAGGTGCATTATTTCCAAGGTATCAAGTAGATCTCGTGATGGCACATGACGAAATTACTCCTATAACATTAAGCCGGATAATAAACAGCCAACACTGTGAACAAAATGCGACAGCACAGTCTGCTTTAAATATTCCTCCAGATATAATTTCACAAACTGTTCACAAACCGTCGTCGTCTAATCAAATAACCATTGAAACTCATTTTCCTAGTGATAACCAGTATAATACCTACAACACAAATAACATCAGTGGTAAAACATTAAAAGAATCTTCTCATGGAAATTACACGGAGAATCAAAAATGTGAAGTGGGAATACAAGTTAATAACGGTCCTGTTCTCTCGAATCAAAAAAGCGACGACGAAAAATTACTTGAAAGACATTGCTACACACAACCGTCAGCTTCCTTACAAAATATAACCAACATAGAAATATCAATGCGTTCTTCTCCTACGCCGAGAAATGCACAATCTAACAATTATAGGCCAATATCGATCCACAATTCTAGACCCCAGCCTGTTGCACAATATTCCGGATGTCCTGACAATGCCAAcaatgaaataaaagaaaatgcaCCGCATTACATAAAACACGTGCCGAGATTGTACCAGAACAGGTCGTATGAGAGCATACCTGATCAACTGAGAAACAGCAGTCGGAGTAGATTCTTCAGCAGGGTTGGGTCGCAGAGATGTTCGCCGAACCATGCTTCTCACGTATCGAGACACCAGGAGTATAGTGCCTCATTGTACCACGAGGGTCAACAGGGCCACTACTCGCACAGTTTAGTACACAAAGTGGAGTTTTGGAAAGGACCAGGCCACAAGAGCTTGGGATTTAGTATAGTTGGAGGAACGGATTCGCCTAAAGGACAAATGGGAATTTTCGTTAAGACTGTCTTTCCAAACGGTCAAGCGGCTGACAAGGGTACAATCTTTGAAG GTGACGAGATCTTGTCAGTTAACAATGTGCCAACACGTGGATTGAGCCATGCTGGGGCCATATCACTTTTCAAACAAGTTAAAGAAGGAAAAATAGAACTGACGCTTTCAAGAAGAAG AGCACCTAGGTCAAGATCTGTAGAACCTCTGGGCAATTTCCGCGGAGACGGTAAAAGGGAATGA